A genomic region of Pseudomonadota bacterium contains the following coding sequences:
- a CDS encoding matrixin family metalloprotease, translating into SLQNEEKCAWSGISPESSELHRRLGDIIRAYSKTKGIHVFVGNEATSQSGLGESGMGCSLENSSHGVAWALLLARKIRNKTDAYNTLTHELGHVLGLNHGTQPDEIFQLLGGGLPRHSALFSRIRANAEQIGW; encoded by the coding sequence AATCCCTGCAAAATGAAGAAAAGTGCGCTTGGTCAGGGATTAGTCCGGAGTCTAGCGAGTTGCACCGGCGGCTCGGGGACATCATCCGGGCGTACAGCAAGACCAAAGGAATTCATGTGTTCGTTGGAAACGAGGCGACGAGTCAGAGCGGCCTCGGGGAAAGCGGTATGGGTTGCTCGCTCGAGAACTCGAGCCATGGAGTGGCCTGGGCGTTGCTGTTGGCACGCAAAATACGAAACAAAACAGATGCATACAATACCTTGACCCACGAGCTTGGCCACGTCCTCGGGTTGAATCACGGAACCCAGCCCGACGAGATCTTCCAGCTTCTGGGAGGTGGATTGCCAAGGCATAGCGCGCTATTTTCGCGGATTAGGGCAAATGCTGAACAAATCGGTTGGTAG